A window of the Streptomyces formicae genome harbors these coding sequences:
- the atpB gene encoding F0F1 ATP synthase subunit A translates to MADNGCGFPAPGLHSFLFKPMFVVGGFEFNKVMLLALITTLVIVGFFWAAFGKAKVVPGKVQMIGEAGYDFVRRGIVYETIGKREGEKYVPLMVSIFFFVWIMNIWSVIPLAQFPVASIIAYPMVLALVVYVIWVSLTFKRHGFVGGWKNITGYDPTLGPVKWLVSFIEFFSNLLVRPFTHAVRLFANMFAGHLMLVMFTVASWYLLNSWLIPAAGVSFVMTMGMIVFELFVQAVQAYVFVLLACSYIQGALAEHH, encoded by the coding sequence ATGGCCGACAACGGCTGTGGCTTTCCGGCACCGGGCCTCCACTCCTTCCTCTTCAAGCCGATGTTCGTCGTCGGTGGCTTCGAGTTCAACAAGGTGATGCTGCTCGCGCTGATCACCACGCTCGTCATCGTCGGCTTCTTCTGGGCGGCCTTCGGCAAGGCGAAGGTGGTGCCGGGCAAGGTCCAGATGATCGGCGAGGCCGGCTACGACTTCGTGCGACGGGGAATCGTCTACGAGACCATCGGGAAGCGTGAGGGCGAGAAGTACGTCCCGCTCATGGTCTCGATCTTCTTCTTCGTCTGGATCATGAACATCTGGTCCGTGATCCCGCTGGCCCAGTTCCCGGTGGCGTCGATCATCGCGTACCCGATGGTCCTGGCGCTCGTCGTGTATGTGATCTGGGTGTCGCTGACCTTCAAGCGCCACGGCTTCGTGGGCGGCTGGAAGAACATCACCGGTTACGACCCGACCCTCGGTCCCGTCAAGTGGCTCGTGTCGTTCATCGAGTTCTTCTCGAACCTGCTCGTCCGCCCGTTCACCCACGCGGTCCGGCTCTTCGCCAACATGTTCGCCGGTCACCTGATGCTGGTGATGTTCACCGTTGCCTCCTGGTACCTGCTGAACAGCTGGCTCATCCCGGCCGCCGGCGTCTCCTTCGTCATGACGATGGGCATGATCGTCTTCGAGCTCTTCGTCCAGGCCGTCCAGGCGTACGTCTTCGTGCTGCTGGCCTGCTCCTACATTCAGGGCGCTCTCGCCGAGCACCACTGA
- a CDS encoding 4'-phosphopantetheinyl transferase family protein → MSPDPAVGDADSAGIALVGPGECHIWSAEARWAPELLDVLDERERERCAQFRHEGARALYLTAHVLARRTVGVQLGVDPRDVVFVPVCKNCRRPQDPPHGKPTLPGTPLELSLSHSGTRAMVALTTVGPVGVDIEEIAARAGLPLDVLSAAERAELDRLPEAAWPPAFIRYWARKEAVLKATGDGLMVDPALLTVTGPDAPARLVEWRERPEPHLPVRLEDLAAGDGYRAAVAVVGDGDRVQVVRQSDVRV, encoded by the coding sequence ATGTCGCCTGACCCTGCTGTGGGGGACGCCGACTCCGCCGGGATCGCCCTGGTGGGGCCGGGGGAGTGCCACATCTGGTCAGCCGAGGCCCGCTGGGCGCCCGAGCTCCTCGACGTGCTCGACGAGCGCGAGCGGGAGCGCTGCGCGCAGTTCCGCCACGAGGGCGCCCGGGCGCTCTATCTCACCGCTCATGTGCTGGCCCGACGGACCGTGGGCGTACAGCTCGGCGTCGACCCGCGCGATGTCGTCTTCGTACCCGTGTGCAAGAACTGCCGGCGGCCGCAGGACCCGCCGCACGGCAAGCCGACCCTGCCGGGTACCCCCCTGGAGCTCTCCCTGTCCCACTCGGGAACCCGGGCGATGGTCGCGCTGACCACGGTGGGTCCGGTCGGTGTGGACATCGAGGAGATCGCCGCACGGGCCGGTCTGCCGCTCGACGTGCTCTCCGCGGCCGAGCGGGCGGAGCTCGACCGGCTGCCCGAGGCGGCGTGGCCCCCGGCCTTCATCCGCTACTGGGCCCGCAAGGAGGCCGTGCTCAAGGCCACCGGCGACGGGCTGATGGTCGACCCCGCCCTGCTGACCGTGACCGGGCCCGACGCCCCCGCGCGGCTGGTGGAGTGGCGGGAACGCCCCGAGCCGCACCTTCCGGTGCGGCTCGAGGATCTTGCTGCCGGTGACGGCTACCGGGCAGCGGTCGCCGTCGTGGGGGACGGCGACCGCGTCCAGGTGGTGCGGCAGTCGGACGTACGGGTCTGA
- a CDS encoding F0F1 ATP synthase subunit delta, translated as MNGASREALAAARERLDALTDNTSVDAAKLAEELAAVTALLDREVSLRRVLTDPAQAGEAKAELAARLLSGQVGGETVDLVSGMVRSRWSQSRDLVDAIEVLAATADLTAAQQAGALDDVEDELFRFGRIVASSVELRAALTDRTATASAKGELLRSLLGGKVNAVTERLVIRLVTAPRGRSLEAGLESLSKLAAARRNRMVAVVTTAVPLSDQQKRRLAAVLSKLYGHEMHLNLDVDPEVLGGITVRIGDEVINGTIADRIAEANRRIAG; from the coding sequence ATGAACGGAGCGAGCCGCGAGGCCCTGGCTGCCGCACGTGAGCGTCTCGACGCGCTGACCGACAACACCTCGGTCGACGCGGCGAAGCTCGCCGAGGAGCTGGCCGCCGTTACCGCGCTGCTCGACCGCGAGGTGTCGCTGCGTCGGGTCCTGACCGACCCGGCGCAGGCCGGCGAGGCCAAGGCCGAGCTGGCCGCGCGACTGCTGAGCGGTCAGGTGGGCGGCGAGACCGTCGACCTGGTCTCCGGCATGGTCCGTTCCCGCTGGTCGCAGTCGCGCGACCTGGTGGACGCGATCGAGGTGCTGGCGGCCACCGCCGACCTCACCGCGGCCCAGCAGGCCGGTGCGCTCGACGACGTCGAGGACGAGCTGTTCCGGTTCGGCCGGATCGTCGCCTCCAGCGTCGAGCTGCGGGCCGCGCTGACCGACCGCACCGCGACCGCCTCCGCCAAGGGCGAGCTGCTGCGCAGCCTGCTCGGCGGCAAGGTCAACGCGGTCACCGAGCGTCTGGTGATCCGTCTCGTGACCGCGCCCCGGGGTCGTAGCCTGGAAGCGGGACTCGAGTCCCTCTCCAAGCTCGCCGCGGCGCGCCGGAACCGGATGGTCGCCGTCGTCACCACGGCGGTGCCGCTGAGTGACCAGCAGAAGCGGCGCCTTGCCGCCGTCCTGTCGAAGCTGTACGGCCACGAGATGCACCTGAACCTGGACGTGGACCCCGAGGTCCTCGGCGGGATCACCGTGCGGATCGGCGACGAGGTCATCAACGGCACGATCGCGGACCGGATCGCCGAGGCGAACCGCCGCATCGCCGGCTGA
- a CDS encoding F0F1 ATP synthase subunit B → MIANLVQLAAAEEQNPLLPPGPELLVGTIAFAIVFFFLAKKLLPNINKVLEERREAIEGGMEKAEAAKIEAESVLEQYKAQLAEARHEAARLRQEATEQGAAIIAEMRAEGQRQREEIVAAGHAQIEADRKSAASALRQDVGQLATDLAGKLVGESLEDHARQSRTIDRFLDELEEKAEAAR, encoded by the coding sequence GTGATCGCCAACCTCGTTCAGCTGGCGGCCGCGGAGGAGCAGAACCCGCTCCTTCCCCCGGGCCCCGAGCTGCTCGTCGGCACGATCGCCTTCGCCATCGTCTTCTTCTTCCTCGCCAAGAAGCTCCTCCCGAACATCAACAAGGTTCTGGAAGAGCGCCGCGAGGCCATCGAAGGCGGCATGGAGAAGGCCGAGGCGGCCAAGATCGAGGCCGAGAGCGTGCTGGAGCAGTACAAGGCCCAGCTCGCCGAGGCCCGTCACGAGGCCGCACGTCTGCGCCAGGAGGCCACGGAGCAGGGTGCCGCGATCATCGCCGAGATGCGCGCGGAAGGCCAGCGGCAGCGCGAGGAGATCGTCGCCGCCGGTCACGCCCAGATCGAGGCCGACCGCAAGTCCGCGGCGTCCGCGCTGCGCCAGGACGTGGGCCAGCTCGCCACCGACCTGGCCGGCAAGCTGGTGGGTGAGTCCCTCGAGGACCACGCCCGCCAGAGCCGCACCATCGACCGCTTCCTCGACGAGCTCGAGGAGAAGGCCGAGGCTGCCCGATGA
- a CDS encoding F0F1 ATP synthase subunit gamma, with translation MGAQLRVYKRKIKSVTATKKITKAMEMISASRIVKAQRKVAASTPYATELTRAVTAVATGSNTKHPLTTEAESPSRAAVLLLTSDRGLAGGYSSNAIKTAARLTERLRGEGKDVDSYIVGRKGVAYYGFRDLKVAESWTGFTDNPSYANAKAIAAPLIEAIEKETAEGGVDELHIVFTEFVSMLTQTPVDGRLLPLSLDETQQETDSTKGEILPLFDFEPSAEDVLDALLPRYVESRIYNALLQAAASEHAARRRAMKSATDNAGDLIHTYSRLANAARQAEITQEISEIVGGASALADATAGSDK, from the coding sequence ATGGGAGCCCAGCTCCGGGTCTACAAGCGCAAGATCAAGTCCGTCACCGCGACGAAGAAGATCACGAAGGCGATGGAGATGATCTCCGCGTCGCGCATCGTCAAGGCGCAGCGCAAGGTGGCCGCCTCCACGCCGTACGCGACCGAGCTGACCCGCGCGGTCACCGCGGTGGCGACGGGATCGAACACCAAGCACCCGCTGACGACGGAGGCCGAGTCCCCGAGTCGTGCCGCGGTCCTGCTCCTCACGAGCGACCGCGGCCTGGCCGGCGGCTACTCGTCCAACGCCATCAAGACGGCCGCCCGGCTCACCGAGCGGCTCCGTGGCGAGGGCAAGGACGTCGACAGCTACATCGTCGGCCGCAAGGGCGTGGCCTACTACGGCTTCCGTGACCTCAAGGTCGCGGAATCGTGGACCGGCTTCACCGACAACCCGTCGTACGCGAACGCCAAGGCGATCGCGGCGCCCCTGATCGAGGCCATCGAGAAGGAGACGGCCGAGGGCGGCGTGGACGAACTCCACATCGTCTTCACCGAGTTCGTCTCGATGCTGACGCAGACGCCGGTCGACGGCCGGCTGCTGCCGCTCAGCCTCGACGAGACGCAGCAGGAGACGGACAGCACGAAGGGCGAGATCCTTCCGCTGTTCGACTTCGAGCCGTCGGCGGAGGACGTCCTCGACGCCCTGCTGCCGCGGTACGTCGAGAGCCGGATCTACAACGCCCTGCTGCAGGCCGCCGCCTCCGAGCACGCGGCCCGCCGCCGGGCGATGAAGTCCGCCACCGACAACGCGGGTGACCTGATCCACACCTATTCCCGCCTTGCCAACGCGGCCCGCCAGGCCGAAATCACCCAGGAAATCAGCGAGATCGTCGGTGGCGCCAGCGCCCTGGCCGACGCGACCGCGGGGAGTGACAAGTAA
- the atpA gene encoding F0F1 ATP synthase subunit alpha, whose protein sequence is MAELTIRPEEIRDALENFVQSYKPDAASREEVGTVSLAGDGIAKVEGLPSTMANELLKFEDGTLGLALNLEEREIGAIVLGEFSGIEEGQSVQRTGEVLSVAVGEGYLGRVVDPLGNPIDGLGEIETSGRRALELQAPTVMQRKSVHEPMETGYKAVDAMTPIGRGQRQLIIGDRQTGKTALAVDTIINQRDNWRSGDVNKQVRCIYVAIGQKGSTIASVRGALEEAGALEYTTIVAAPASDPAGFKYLAPYTGSAIGQHWMYEGKHVLIIFDDLSKQADAYRAVSLLLRRPPGREAYPGDVFYLHSRLLERCAKLSDDMGKGSMTGLPIVETKANDVSAFIPTNVISITDGQCFLESDLFNAGQRPALNVGISVSRVGGSAQHKAMKQVSGRLRVDLAQFRELEAFAAFGSDLDAASKASLERGKRMVELLKQAQYAPYATENQVVSIWAGTTGRMDDVPVEDIRRFEAELLEYLHREQKPLMTSIVEGGKMSDDTLDKLAEQIEVFKKQFETSDGKLLGEDAPAAVNVSK, encoded by the coding sequence ATGGCGGAGCTCACGATCCGGCCGGAGGAGATCCGGGACGCGCTGGAGAACTTCGTCCAGTCGTACAAGCCGGACGCGGCCTCGCGCGAGGAGGTCGGTACGGTCAGCCTTGCCGGCGACGGCATCGCGAAGGTCGAGGGCCTTCCCTCGACCATGGCCAACGAGCTGCTGAAGTTCGAGGACGGCACCCTCGGCCTCGCCCTCAACCTCGAGGAGCGCGAGATCGGTGCCATCGTCCTCGGTGAGTTCAGCGGCATCGAGGAGGGCCAGTCGGTCCAGCGCACCGGCGAGGTGCTGTCCGTCGCCGTCGGCGAGGGCTACCTCGGCCGCGTTGTCGACCCGCTCGGCAACCCGATCGACGGCCTCGGCGAGATCGAGACCTCGGGCCGCCGCGCCCTCGAACTGCAGGCCCCCACGGTCATGCAGCGCAAGTCGGTCCACGAGCCGATGGAGACGGGCTACAAGGCCGTCGACGCGATGACCCCGATCGGCCGTGGCCAGCGTCAGCTGATCATCGGTGACCGTCAGACCGGCAAGACCGCCCTGGCCGTCGACACGATCATCAACCAGCGCGACAACTGGCGCTCCGGCGACGTGAACAAGCAGGTCCGCTGCATCTACGTCGCCATCGGCCAGAAGGGCTCCACCATCGCGTCCGTGCGTGGCGCGCTGGAGGAGGCCGGTGCCCTGGAGTACACGACCATCGTCGCCGCCCCGGCGTCCGACCCGGCCGGCTTCAAGTACCTGGCGCCGTACACCGGTTCGGCCATCGGCCAGCACTGGATGTACGAGGGCAAGCACGTCCTGATCATCTTCGACGACCTGTCGAAGCAGGCCGACGCCTACCGCGCCGTGTCCCTGCTGCTGCGCCGCCCGCCGGGCCGTGAGGCCTACCCGGGTGACGTCTTCTACCTGCACTCCCGTCTGCTGGAGCGCTGCGCCAAGCTCTCCGACGACATGGGCAAGGGCTCGATGACGGGTCTCCCGATCGTCGAGACCAAGGCCAACGACGTCTCGGCGTTCATCCCGACCAACGTCATCTCCATCACCGACGGCCAGTGCTTCCTGGAGTCCGACCTGTTCAACGCCGGTCAGCGTCCGGCCCTGAACGTCGGTATCTCGGTCTCCCGAGTCGGTGGCTCCGCCCAGCACAAGGCGATGAAGCAGGTCTCCGGCCGGCTCCGCGTGGACCTCGCCCAGTTCCGTGAGCTGGAGGCGTTCGCCGCCTTCGGTTCCGACCTGGACGCCGCGTCGAAGGCCTCCCTGGAGCGCGGCAAGCGCATGGTCGAGCTGCTGAAGCAGGCGCAGTACGCCCCCTACGCGACCGAGAACCAGGTCGTCTCCATCTGGGCCGGCACCACCGGCAGGATGGACGACGTCCCGGTCGAGGACATCCGCCGCTTCGAGGCCGAGCTCCTCGAGTACCTGCACCGCGAGCAGAAGCCGCTCATGACCTCCATCGTCGAGGGCGGCAAGATGTCGGACGACACGCTCGACAAGCTCGCCGAGCAGATCGAGGTCTTCAAGAAGCAGTTCGAGACCTCTGACGGCAAGCTGCTGGGCGAAGACGCTCCGGCCGCCGTCAACGTCTCGAAGTGA
- a CDS encoding MraY family glycosyltransferase, with product MRDYLLTLCVTAAVTYLLTGPVRKFAIATGAMPEIRARDVHREPTPRLGGIAMFFGLCAGLLVADHLSNLNSVFELSNEPRALLSGAALIWLIGVLDDKFEIDALIKLGAQMIAAGVMVVQGLTILWLPIPGIGTVALTQWQGTLLTVALVVITINAVNFVDGLDGLAAGMVCIATAAFFLYAYRIWFSYGIEAAAPATLFAAILMGMCLGFLPHNMHPARIFMGDSGSMLIGLVLAASAISVTGQVDPDALKLFEGGTREATHAALPVFIPLLLPLTIIAIPVADLLLAIVRRTWSGKSPFAADRGHLHHRLLEIGHSHSRAVLIMYFWSALFAFGVVLYSVHSASMWIVFAIVVLSAVGLVLLLLPRFTPRAPRWAEAFVPPRYRRRPQPLPATPSYEGMADEGAADEAPEERLPVPAGINGATAIGARSRFTDRRKAGTPS from the coding sequence GTGCGTGATTACCTGCTGACGCTCTGTGTCACGGCCGCGGTGACCTATCTGCTGACCGGTCCGGTGCGGAAGTTCGCCATTGCGACCGGGGCGATGCCGGAGATCCGTGCCCGCGACGTACACCGAGAACCGACTCCGCGGCTCGGTGGCATCGCCATGTTCTTCGGCCTATGCGCGGGGCTGCTCGTCGCGGACCATCTGTCGAACCTGAACAGCGTCTTCGAGCTCTCCAACGAGCCGCGCGCGCTGCTCTCCGGCGCCGCGCTGATCTGGCTGATCGGCGTACTGGACGACAAGTTCGAGATCGACGCGCTGATCAAGCTGGGCGCGCAGATGATCGCCGCGGGTGTGATGGTGGTGCAGGGTCTGACGATCCTGTGGCTGCCGATCCCGGGCATCGGGACGGTCGCGCTCACCCAGTGGCAGGGCACGCTCCTGACCGTCGCCCTGGTGGTCATCACCATCAACGCGGTGAACTTCGTCGACGGACTCGACGGCCTCGCCGCCGGCATGGTCTGCATCGCCACCGCGGCGTTCTTCCTGTACGCGTACCGGATCTGGTTCAGCTACGGGATCGAGGCCGCCGCCCCCGCGACCCTCTTCGCCGCGATCCTGATGGGCATGTGCCTGGGCTTCCTGCCGCACAACATGCATCCGGCGCGGATCTTCATGGGCGACTCCGGCTCGATGCTCATCGGACTGGTGCTGGCCGCGTCCGCGATCTCGGTGACCGGTCAGGTCGACCCGGACGCGCTGAAGCTCTTCGAGGGCGGCACGCGCGAGGCCACGCACGCGGCGCTGCCGGTCTTCATCCCGCTGCTGCTGCCGCTGACGATCATCGCCATCCCGGTCGCCGACCTGCTGCTGGCGATCGTCCGCCGCACCTGGAGCGGCAAGTCGCCCTTCGCGGCCGACCGCGGCCACCTCCACCACCGGCTGCTGGAGATCGGCCACTCGCACAGCCGTGCGGTGCTGATCATGTACTTCTGGTCGGCGCTGTTCGCCTTCGGCGTCGTGCTCTACTCCGTTCACAGCGCGTCCATGTGGATCGTCTTCGCGATCGTGGTACTCAGCGCGGTCGGCCTGGTCCTGCTCCTCCTGCCCCGCTTCACCCCCCGCGCCCCGCGCTGGGCGGAAGCCTTCGTCCCCCCGCGCTACCGGCGCCGTCCGCAGCCGCTGCCGGCCACGCCGTCGTACGAGGGCATGGCCGACGAGGGCGCGGCCGACGAGGCCCCGGAGGAACGCCTCCCGGTACCCGCCGGTATCAACGGAGCGACCGCGATCGGCGCCCGTTCGCGCTTCACGGACCGGCGGAAGGCAGGAACGCCGAGTTGA
- the atpD gene encoding F0F1 ATP synthase subunit beta, protein MTTTVETAAATGRVARVIGPVVDVEFPVDAMPEIYNALHVEVPDPAQPGTNRTLTLEVAQHLGEGLVRTISMQPTDGLVRQATVTDTGAGITVPVGDFTKGKVFNTLGEVLNEPEANGQETERWAIHRKAPKFEDLESKTEMFETGLKVVDLLTPYVKGGKIGLFGGAGVGKTVLIQEMIMRVAKLHEGVSVFAGVGERTREGNDLIAEMEESGVLDKTALVFGQMDEPPGTRLRVALAGLTMAEYFRDVQKQDVLFFIDNIFRFTQAGSEVSTLLGRMPSAVGYQPNLADEMGLLQERITSTRGHSITSMQAIYVPADDLTDPAPATTFAHLDATTVLSRPISEKGIYPAVDPLDSTSRILDPRYISQDHYNAAMRVKGILQKYKDLQDIIAILGIDELGEEDKLVVHRARRVERFLSQNTHAAKQFTGVDGSDVPLDESIAAFNAICDGDFDHFPEQAFFMCGGLEDLKKNAKELGVS, encoded by the coding sequence ATGACGACCACTGTTGAGACGGCCGCCGCCACGGGCCGCGTCGCCCGGGTCATCGGCCCGGTCGTCGACGTGGAGTTCCCCGTCGACGCGATGCCGGAGATCTACAACGCGCTGCACGTCGAGGTGCCGGACCCGGCCCAGCCGGGTACGAACCGGACCCTGACCCTCGAGGTCGCCCAGCACCTCGGTGAGGGCCTGGTCCGCACCATCTCGATGCAGCCCACCGACGGTCTGGTCCGCCAGGCCACGGTGACCGACACGGGCGCGGGCATCACCGTCCCGGTCGGCGACTTCACCAAGGGCAAGGTGTTCAACACCCTCGGTGAGGTGCTGAACGAGCCGGAGGCCAACGGTCAGGAGACCGAGCGCTGGGCGATCCACCGCAAGGCCCCGAAGTTCGAGGACCTCGAGTCGAAGACCGAGATGTTCGAGACCGGCCTGAAGGTCGTCGACCTTCTCACCCCGTACGTCAAGGGTGGAAAGATCGGTCTGTTCGGTGGCGCGGGTGTGGGCAAGACCGTCCTCATCCAGGAAATGATCATGCGTGTGGCCAAGCTGCACGAGGGTGTTTCCGTGTTCGCCGGTGTCGGTGAGCGCACCCGTGAGGGCAACGACCTCATCGCGGAGATGGAAGAGTCCGGCGTTCTGGACAAGACCGCGCTGGTCTTCGGCCAGATGGACGAGCCCCCGGGCACCCGTCTGCGCGTCGCCCTGGCCGGTCTGACCATGGCGGAGTACTTCCGCGATGTGCAGAAGCAGGACGTGCTCTTCTTCATCGACAACATCTTCCGGTTCACCCAGGCCGGCTCCGAGGTGTCCACCCTGCTCGGCCGTATGCCGTCCGCGGTGGGTTACCAGCCGAACCTGGCCGACGAGATGGGTCTGCTGCAGGAGCGCATCACCTCGACGCGTGGCCACTCGATCACCTCGATGCAGGCGATCTACGTCCCCGCGGACGACCTGACCGACCCGGCCCCGGCCACCACCTTCGCCCACCTCGACGCGACGACGGTTCTGTCCCGTCCGATCTCCGAGAAGGGCATCTACCCCGCGGTGGACCCGCTGGACTCCACGTCCCGCATCCTGGACCCGCGCTACATCTCGCAGGACCACTACAACGCCGCCATGCGCGTCAAGGGCATCCTGCAGAAGTACAAGGACCTCCAGGACATCATCGCGATCCTCGGTATCGACGAGCTGGGCGAAGAGGACAAGCTCGTCGTCCACCGTGCGCGTCGTGTCGAGCGCTTCCTGTCCCAGAACACCCACGCGGCGAAGCAGTTCACCGGTGTGGACGGTTCGGACGTTCCGCTGGACGAGTCGATCGCCGCGTTCAACGCGATCTGCGACGGCGACTTCGACCACTTCCCGGAGCAGGCGTTCTTCATGTGCGGTGGTCTCGAGGACCTCAAGAAGAACGCCAAGGAGCTCGGCGTTTCCTGA
- the atpE gene encoding ATP synthase F0 subunit C, protein MAATETLAAVSGSLGSIGYGLAAIGPGIGVGIVFGNGTQALARQPEAAGLIRANQILGFAFCEALALIGIVMPFVYGP, encoded by the coding sequence ATGGCTGCCACTGAGACCCTCGCCGCTGTCTCCGGTTCGCTCGGTTCCATCGGTTACGGCCTCGCCGCCATCGGCCCCGGCATCGGCGTCGGCATCGTCTTCGGTAACGGCACCCAGGCTCTGGCCCGTCAGCCCGAGGCTGCCGGCCTGATCCGTGCCAACCAGATCCTCGGTTTCGCCTTCTGTGAGGCGCTGGCCCTCATCGGCATCGTCATGCCGTTCGTTTACGGTCCGTGA
- a CDS encoding F0F1 ATP synthase subunit epsilon codes for MAAELHVELVAADRQVWSGEATLVVARTTSGDIGVMPGHQPLLGVLESGPVTIRTSEGTIVAAVHGGFISFADNKLSLLAEIAELADEIDQQRAERALERAKSEDDAAAERRAEVRLRAVTVH; via the coding sequence TTGGCTGCTGAGCTGCACGTCGAGCTGGTCGCCGCCGACCGCCAGGTCTGGTCCGGCGAGGCCACCCTGGTCGTCGCGCGCACCACGTCCGGCGACATCGGCGTCATGCCCGGTCACCAGCCGCTGCTCGGTGTGCTGGAGTCGGGCCCGGTGACCATCCGTACGAGCGAGGGAACGATCGTCGCCGCTGTGCATGGCGGCTTCATCTCGTTCGCCGACAACAAGCTGTCGCTGCTCGCGGAAATCGCCGAGCTGGCGGACGAGATCGACCAGCAGCGCGCCGAGCGTGCGCTGGAGCGCGCCAAGTCCGAGGACGACGCCGCCGCCGAGCGGCGCGCCGAGGTCCGGCTGCGCGCGGTCACGGTGCACTGA
- a CDS encoding DUF2550 domain-containing protein, translating into MFLALLVSGLVVALVVVGLFVFGLRRRLIQRSGGTFDCSLRWNVPEQDDHSGKGWVYGVARYSGDRIEWFRVFSYAPRPRRVLERAAIEVLARRLPEGEEELALLSDSVVLGCLHRGTRLELAMSEDALTGFLAWLEAAPPGQRVNVA; encoded by the coding sequence ATGTTCCTCGCTCTGCTTGTGAGCGGTCTGGTCGTCGCACTGGTGGTGGTCGGGCTCTTCGTCTTCGGCCTGCGCCGCAGGCTGATCCAGCGCTCGGGCGGCACCTTCGACTGCAGCCTGCGCTGGAACGTACCCGAGCAGGACGACCACTCCGGTAAGGGCTGGGTGTACGGGGTCGCCCGCTACAGCGGTGACCGGATCGAGTGGTTTCGCGTCTTCTCGTACGCGCCCCGTCCGCGCCGGGTGCTGGAGCGCGCCGCCATCGAGGTGCTGGCCCGCCGGCTGCCCGAGGGCGAGGAGGAGCTGGCGCTGCTCTCCGACTCCGTCGTGCTGGGCTGTCTCCACCGGGGGACCCGGCTGGAGCTGGCGATGAGCGAGGACGCTCTCACCGGCTTTCTCGCATGGCTGGAGGCCGCGCCTCCCGGACAAAGAGTCAATGTCGCCTGA